The proteins below come from a single Rhodothermaceae bacterium genomic window:
- a CDS encoding TonB-dependent receptor produces the protein MHVTLRQWFFRKRLLCLYLVAAFIGVSPEASSYAQDISVDVSSEPLSQVLDSFGTSYRINLVYAQRQVEGRLATCNYVGTDVAAALACILSDQNLSVIRLKRRQYVLVEVGEDASLDPAVVRLGTLHGFVMDSLSEETLPGAHVYLPRFAIGSATNKAGYYAIPSLPFGQYRARISFLGYATLDTLLEISEEPTIIRLDRQTLESQAIFVSSDRRDPYEVEPGVRQVSVNRISKLPGFPGEADLLQSLRWFPSVQRVRTNQGGLIVRGGEPDQVHYLIDGAPVYHMWHIAGLLSVYQPEAFKDVRLYQGSFPAEHGGRLSAVLDAELKDGTMDQITGLAGLGVLSARAFVEGPITKGLSFMVSGRRSYLDRIIGRRHPVYDGSRRDTMRTGIHLYDISTKLAWRPSARQRLTLGVYGSSDVLDIRLPVNLSVVGSFRDALPLSDWLSPASLVFEFDTRWSNRLISARYQYLYADRLFLSATAYATSYRAHERIFIRPTTISFVNSVYELDILDVGVKLNVDYYLSLTHHIRAGISIAQRTFSSELEALILQTNTISESIDEHSALDNTEIVLYAQDTWRPTARLQIQPGLRASQLRGAKDLRLSPRLGVLYDLDQVILRMAMGVNVQYLHQVRDRYSVLYDLISYRWVPASRSVDPSHSYHASLGAGVLLGNFFTVDVDLYVHLTHGLLLPRNEQQSRDRLLGPGIELGAILGQYTRGKALAHGLEANLQYERGASFLWVSYAAGRSRSRAPELGEYKFRPGRFDIPQQLQIAFQRTRSHWSYGVSGNWRSGYPITVPEARYAVGDPLSEAPQGFLYFPKINNGRLPPYVNYGVQGSYRFNVGDVALQLKLEVNNITFRRNVIGRVYDPALPHEVAITSRYGLPAYPLLEITAQF, from the coding sequence ATGCACGTTACTCTTCGGCAGTGGTTTTTTCGGAAGCGATTACTTTGTTTGTACCTGGTTGCTGCCTTCATAGGTGTCAGCCCTGAGGCAAGCTCGTATGCCCAGGATATTTCAGTGGATGTCTCATCTGAGCCCCTTTCCCAGGTTCTGGATTCCTTTGGAACGTCGTATCGCATCAACCTTGTCTATGCTCAGCGGCAGGTAGAGGGGCGTTTGGCGACATGCAATTATGTTGGTACTGACGTTGCTGCTGCGCTGGCATGCATTCTCTCGGATCAGAATCTTAGTGTGATCCGGTTAAAAAGGCGGCAATATGTACTTGTAGAAGTAGGAGAGGATGCGTCTCTGGATCCAGCCGTGGTCCGTTTGGGTACGCTGCACGGATTTGTGATGGATTCGCTGTCCGAGGAGACCTTGCCAGGGGCGCATGTATATCTGCCCAGATTTGCAATAGGCTCTGCAACCAATAAAGCGGGGTATTATGCAATCCCATCCTTGCCATTTGGGCAATACCGGGCAAGGATTTCCTTTCTTGGCTACGCGACCTTGGACACCTTACTTGAAATCTCCGAGGAGCCGACCATAATTCGATTAGATCGCCAAACCTTGGAATCCCAGGCGATTTTTGTCAGCTCAGATCGTCGAGATCCGTATGAGGTAGAACCCGGTGTACGGCAAGTTTCGGTCAATCGAATCAGTAAACTGCCAGGTTTTCCTGGCGAAGCAGATCTTCTCCAATCGCTACGCTGGTTTCCCAGTGTCCAGAGAGTACGTACTAATCAAGGAGGACTGATCGTGCGGGGTGGAGAGCCAGATCAGGTTCACTATCTGATTGACGGTGCTCCCGTATACCATATGTGGCATATTGCGGGGCTCCTTTCTGTCTATCAGCCAGAGGCTTTCAAGGATGTACGGTTGTACCAGGGAAGTTTTCCGGCCGAACATGGCGGACGCCTGTCGGCTGTACTGGACGCAGAGTTGAAAGATGGTACGATGGACCAGATCACGGGATTAGCAGGCTTAGGGGTGTTAAGTGCACGTGCATTTGTTGAGGGGCCGATCACAAAGGGGCTATCGTTTATGGTCTCTGGACGGCGATCCTATCTGGATCGAATTATTGGGCGCAGGCATCCGGTGTACGATGGGAGCAGACGGGACACCATGCGTACAGGAATACACCTGTATGACATTAGTACGAAGTTGGCATGGCGTCCATCCGCGAGGCAGCGGCTGACTCTGGGGGTCTACGGAAGTTCAGATGTTCTGGATATTCGGCTACCCGTAAATTTGTCGGTGGTAGGCTCTTTTCGGGATGCATTGCCGCTAAGCGACTGGTTGAGCCCAGCAAGCCTGGTATTCGAGTTTGATACGCGGTGGAGTAATCGCCTGATCAGTGCACGCTATCAGTATCTGTATGCGGATCGACTTTTTTTGAGTGCAACAGCGTATGCAACCTCCTATCGGGCACATGAACGCATTTTTATTCGCCCGACAACCATCTCATTCGTGAATTCAGTGTACGAATTAGATATACTGGACGTTGGCGTAAAGCTGAATGTTGATTACTATCTATCGTTGACCCATCATATTCGGGCGGGTATTTCGATTGCGCAGCGCACATTCTCGAGTGAATTGGAAGCGTTGATTTTGCAGACGAATACCATTTCCGAAAGCATAGATGAGCATAGCGCACTGGATAACACGGAAATTGTACTGTATGCACAAGACACCTGGAGGCCAACAGCAAGATTACAGATACAGCCAGGGCTTCGTGCCAGTCAACTCAGGGGGGCTAAAGATTTACGGCTAAGCCCTCGTTTGGGGGTTCTATATGACCTGGACCAAGTTATTCTTCGGATGGCCATGGGGGTTAATGTTCAGTACCTGCATCAGGTACGGGATCGTTATTCAGTGCTGTACGATTTGATTTCTTACCGGTGGGTCCCCGCTAGTCGTTCCGTAGACCCGTCCCACAGCTATCATGCGTCTCTTGGCGCCGGTGTATTGTTGGGGAACTTCTTCACCGTTGATGTTGACCTGTACGTTCACCTGACACACGGACTATTGCTCCCGCGCAATGAACAACAAAGCAGAGACAGGTTGTTGGGGCCCGGGATTGAGCTCGGCGCAATCTTAGGCCAATACACCAGGGGGAAAGCACTGGCGCATGGATTGGAGGCCAACCTTCAATATGAGCGAGGGGCGTCCTTCCTCTGGGTAAGTTATGCGGCCGGCAGATCTCGAAGTCGGGCTCCTGAACTTGGAGAATATAAGTTTCGTCCCGGGCGGTTTGATATACCCCAGCAGCTCCAAATCGCCTTTCAGCGTACGAGAAGCCATTGGTCGTACGGGGTTAGTGGAAACTGGCGCAGCGGGTACCCAATCACGGTTCCTGAGGCGCGCTATGCCGTAGGGGATCCTCTTTCTGAAGCGCCGCAAGGGTTTCTCTACTTTCCCAAGATTAATAACGGCCGATTACCCCCGTATGTGAATTATGGAGTTCAAGGATCCTATCGCTTCAATGTGGGCGATGTAGCGTTGCAACTCAAGTTAGAAGTGAATAACATCACATTCCGGCGGAATGTGATTGGACGTGTATATGATCCTGCACTACCGCACGAGGTTGCTATTACGTCCAGATATGGGCTTCCAGCTTACCCACTGCTCGAAATCACTGCTCAATTTTAG
- a CDS encoding sigma-70 family RNA polymerase sigma factor, with product MASGNFDPKLVQRAQKGDEYSRNLLLRRLSKVFDRYFKTKIGNQAVVDDLVQCSLLRVHSGLEALQQMDKFKAFAMKAALFELHDYYRGRHSPKEKTYEPQMLPEGRNSPDDWFGSKFDAERALGTLTPRARRILELREHGYKYREIAEILDTTETAVKMQVKRAFEKMRSIFTD from the coding sequence ATGGCCTCAGGTAATTTTGATCCAAAACTTGTGCAACGTGCACAAAAAGGGGATGAATATTCCAGAAATTTGCTTTTGCGGCGACTTTCTAAAGTATTTGACAGGTATTTCAAGACCAAAATTGGGAATCAGGCTGTAGTTGACGACTTGGTTCAATGTTCACTACTACGGGTTCATTCGGGGTTGGAGGCGTTACAACAAATGGACAAGTTCAAGGCCTTTGCCATGAAAGCTGCCCTGTTTGAGTTGCACGATTATTATCGAGGACGGCACTCTCCCAAGGAGAAAACCTATGAGCCGCAAATGCTCCCCGAGGGACGAAATTCACCGGATGATTGGTTCGGGAGCAAGTTCGATGCGGAGCGTGCTCTCGGAACGCTCACTCCGCGTGCCAGACGCATTCTGGAACTCCGCGAACATGGCTATAAATACAGGGAGATTGCCGAGATCCTGGATACGACCGAAACCGCCGTCAAAATGCAGGTGAAACGCGCGTTTGAAAAAATGAGGTCGATATTCACAGATTAG
- a CDS encoding DUF4249 family protein, with translation MKFRYLLIAVIFLAGCDAVQPEDTSLLVVEAFVMSEQSLPEIILRQAAPLQDPYQLDSSTAAMGAQVGLTLQDALIPYRMQRPGAYGPLDSVIAVPGESIALNVQWEDQLVTARTRIPPLISLDSIEISVSDTPVPGLLLDSLFIDPTQIDSLGIRALGTGAREGLVHLVRATVYWEDHTGNDGNDWWIRMQLLPTLTQDQRLSNYFLSSEVVQPEEDIPFIDANRRSWSGSYAVPVASQTDPISQHGLRISIIRCTEAYADFVSQSSNPGEYEPPSNILHGRGIFAGLAVDTFTVSIK, from the coding sequence ATGAAATTCAGGTATCTATTAATTGCAGTTATCTTCCTGGCAGGATGTGATGCCGTTCAACCGGAGGACACGTCTCTGCTTGTTGTGGAAGCATTCGTGATGTCCGAGCAATCATTACCGGAAATCATCCTAAGACAGGCTGCTCCGCTGCAAGATCCTTATCAGCTGGATTCGTCGACTGCCGCCATGGGTGCCCAAGTTGGACTCACGCTACAGGATGCTTTAATTCCTTACCGGATGCAGCGCCCTGGAGCGTATGGGCCATTGGATTCTGTGATAGCAGTGCCTGGAGAAAGCATCGCATTGAATGTGCAATGGGAGGATCAATTGGTCACGGCGCGGACCCGAATTCCACCGTTAATTTCCCTGGATAGCATAGAAATCTCGGTTTCAGACACCCCTGTCCCTGGATTGCTGTTAGACTCCCTGTTTATAGATCCGACTCAGATTGATTCTTTGGGGATTCGGGCGCTGGGCACGGGTGCGCGGGAAGGATTGGTCCATCTCGTACGGGCGACCGTGTATTGGGAGGATCATACTGGAAACGATGGGAATGACTGGTGGATCAGAATGCAATTGCTACCCACTCTGACGCAGGATCAAAGACTCAGCAATTACTTTCTGAGTTCGGAAGTGGTGCAGCCGGAAGAGGATATACCATTTATTGATGCGAATCGGCGATCTTGGTCGGGTTCTTATGCAGTACCTGTGGCAAGCCAGACCGATCCGATTTCACAGCATGGTCTGCGTATCAGTATTATTCGTTGTACAGAGGCCTATGCAGACTTTGTTTCCCAGAGTTCGAATCCGGGTGAATATGAGCCACCATCAAACATTTTACACGGACGGGGGATTTTTGCGGGACTGGCCGTGGATACATTTACAGTAAGCATTAAGTAA